The proteins below come from a single Staphylococcus sp. MI 10-1553 genomic window:
- the dltB gene encoding D-alanyl-lipoteichoic acid biosynthesis protein DltB, producing MIPYSSFHFFAIALIVLLPVIILGLLGKRSKAYNLISTLIMIVVIFADDQHNFFGIKYLSYHLLSLVLYIIWQTMIIKGFERLRANKRSTPLYITTMILSILPLFMVKLLQSSWLGSGQLHLHSSKIVELFGFLGISYIMFKSVQLIMEIHDGTLKQTVDVKKLVQFITFFPTISSGPIDRYRRFVKDYDKDIAMDKYSQLLGKAIHYIMIGLLYKYIIAHFVQQYFVTPYTGHLDSFGDYVIYMYGYSFYLFFDFAGYSLFAIALSYLYGIETPINFNQPFRAKNIKDFWNRWHMSLSFWFRDCIYMRFIFFMTKKKYIKSNFHVSNLAFLLNFGIMGLWHGFEWFYVAYGLYHALLFFLYNHYEKWRKKRFGKWDHPVINALSIVITFHCVAFGFLIFSGQLI from the coding sequence ATGATCCCATATAGTAGCTTTCACTTTTTTGCGATTGCGCTCATTGTGCTGTTACCTGTGATCATACTTGGGTTGTTAGGCAAAAGATCTAAAGCTTACAACTTGATCAGTACATTGATTATGATTGTCGTCATATTTGCTGACGATCAACACAACTTTTTCGGCATCAAATATTTAAGTTATCATTTACTGAGCCTTGTTTTATACATTATTTGGCAAACGATGATTATTAAAGGGTTCGAGCGACTAAGAGCAAACAAGCGCTCCACCCCGCTTTACATTACAACGATGATTCTGTCTATCTTGCCACTCTTTATGGTCAAACTCCTACAAAGTTCGTGGCTAGGCTCTGGACAGCTTCACTTGCACAGCTCAAAAATCGTGGAACTGTTCGGTTTCCTCGGTATTTCATACATTATGTTCAAAAGTGTTCAACTGATCATGGAAATTCATGACGGCACATTAAAGCAAACTGTAGATGTGAAAAAGCTCGTACAATTCATTACGTTCTTCCCTACGATTTCTTCTGGTCCGATTGATCGCTATCGTCGTTTTGTGAAAGATTACGATAAAGACATCGCCATGGATAAGTATTCACAACTACTTGGCAAAGCGATTCATTACATTATGATAGGTTTACTTTACAAATACATCATTGCGCATTTCGTCCAACAGTATTTTGTGACACCTTATACAGGTCACCTCGATTCGTTTGGCGATTACGTGATATACATGTATGGCTATAGTTTTTACCTGTTCTTTGACTTTGCAGGTTACAGCTTATTCGCTATTGCATTGAGTTACTTGTACGGTATTGAAACACCTATTAACTTTAACCAACCATTTAGAGCAAAAAATATTAAAGATTTCTGGAACAGATGGCACATGAGTCTATCGTTCTGGTTCCGTGATTGTATTTACATGCGTTTTATTTTCTTTATGACTAAGAAAAAATATATTAAATCAAACTTCCATGTGTCTAACCTTGCCTTCTTACTTAATTTCGGTATTATGGGACTTTGGCACGGTTTTGAATGGTTTTATGTCGCGTATGGTTTGTATCACGCGTTGTTATTCTTTTTGTATAACCACTATGAAAAATGGCGTAAAAAGCGTTTTGGTAAGTGGGATCATCCGGTGATTAACGCACTGAGCATCGTTATCACCTTCCACTGTGTCGCTTTTGGCTTTTTAATCTTTTCAGGACAATTAATTTAA
- the dltD gene encoding D-alanyl-lipoteichoic acid biosynthesis protein DltD: MKLKQPYIIAFLASILLFGIFIILPAKWFVPPHIGNQLPNYQVSTDSDMLKGQYVQEAMIKDPDYYPVYGSSELNKEDPFQPAILLKGHTKNLFYVGTGGSTDLIQLMTLGAQYDHLKNKKMTVIVSPQWFTRHGLTEENYQGRASQLQINSIFNNSNISNDIKTRLAKRLLHFKDNKQNDFLKHFAKSHEADGHFLNPLYANHLEKMEALKSYLPFHHQGKLPRLFDKSQKQPLNWKALDKEAHQYGAHHSQSNPYQIKDEYWKKLKHKKSVSRDHEFRLKSVEYDDLSLLVDTLNAAGADVQYVLIPVNGKWYDHIDLPRNRRAAVNEKIVKTIEDHHGHVVDLSHHDYDSYYMSDAVHIGWRGWVEVTQHIKQHIDQ; encoded by the coding sequence ATGAAACTAAAACAACCTTACATCATTGCTTTTTTGGCGAGTATTCTATTATTCGGTATTTTTATCATATTACCAGCAAAATGGTTTGTGCCACCACATATCGGAAACCAACTTCCAAATTATCAAGTGTCAACAGATAGTGATATGTTAAAAGGCCAGTATGTACAAGAAGCTATGATTAAGGACCCTGATTACTACCCAGTTTATGGTTCAAGTGAGCTTAATAAAGAAGATCCATTTCAACCTGCCATCTTGTTAAAGGGGCACACGAAAAATCTTTTTTATGTGGGTACTGGGGGTTCCACGGATTTAATTCAGTTAATGACGTTAGGTGCTCAATATGACCATTTAAAAAATAAAAAGATGACGGTCATTGTATCACCACAATGGTTTACGAGACATGGCTTAACTGAAGAGAATTACCAAGGTCGTGCTTCTCAGTTACAAATTAATAGTATATTCAATAACTCAAATATTTCTAACGATATTAAAACACGCTTAGCTAAACGTTTATTGCATTTTAAAGACAACAAGCAGAACGACTTTTTAAAACACTTTGCAAAGTCACATGAAGCAGATGGACATTTCTTAAACCCACTTTATGCGAATCATCTTGAGAAAATGGAAGCATTGAAGAGTTATTTACCGTTCCATCATCAAGGTAAATTGCCGAGACTGTTTGATAAAAGTCAAAAACAACCATTGAATTGGAAAGCATTAGACAAAGAAGCGCATCAATATGGGGCGCATCACAGTCAGTCTAACCCTTACCAAATCAAGGATGAGTATTGGAAAAAGTTAAAGCATAAAAAGTCTGTGAGCCGTGACCACGAGTTCCGCTTAAAATCTGTTGAGTATGATGATTTATCACTTTTAGTTGATACACTCAATGCTGCAGGTGCGGATGTGCAATACGTGTTAATTCCTGTCAATGGTAAATGGTACGACCACATTGATCTTCCACGTAACAGACGTGCAGCGGTCAATGAAAAGATCGTCAAAACTATTGAAGACCACCACGGTCATGTTGTGGATTTATCACATCACGACTATGATTCTTATTACATGAGTGATGCTGTCCATATCGGATGGCGCGGTTGGGTTGAAGTGACGCAACATATTAAACAGCACATCGATCAATAA
- the dltC gene encoding D-alanine--poly(phosphoribitol) ligase subunit DltC, whose amino-acid sequence MEFNEKVLDIIAEVADDDIVKSNPDIHIFDEGIMDSMQSVQLLVAFQDELDIEVPIMDFNREDWGTPNQIINELAKLQ is encoded by the coding sequence ATGGAATTTAACGAAAAAGTTTTAGATATTATTGCAGAAGTTGCCGATGATGATATTGTGAAATCAAATCCAGATATTCATATTTTTGATGAGGGGATTATGGATTCAATGCAATCTGTACAATTATTAGTTGCGTTTCAAGACGAACTTGATATAGAAGTACCAATTATGGACTTTAATAGAGAAGATTGGGGTACGCCAAATCAAATCATTAACGAATTGGCAAAATTACAATGA